A part of Aspergillus flavus chromosome 1, complete sequence genomic DNA contains:
- a CDS encoding 40S ribosomal protein uS15 yields the protein MGRLHSKGKGIASSALPYSRSAPSWLKTTPEQVVDQICKLAKKGATPSQIGVVLRDSHGIAQVKHVTGNKILRILKSSGLAPELPEDLYHLIKKAVAVRKHLERNRKDKDSKFRLILIESRIHRLSRYYKSVGVLPPTWRYESATASTLVA from the exons ATGGGTCGTCTTCACTCCAAGGGAAAGGGCATTGCGTCCTCCGCTCTGCCTTACTCTCGCTCTGCTCCCTCCTGGCTCAAGACCACCC CTGAGCAGGTTGTCGACCAGATCTGCAAGCTCGCCAAGAAGGGTGCTACCCCCTCCCAGATTGGTGTTGTCCTCCGTGACTCCCACGGTATTGCCCAGGTCAAGCACGTCACCG GTAACAAGATCCTCCGTATCTTGAAGTCCAGCG GCCTCGCCCCCGAGCTCCCCGAGGATCTGTACCACCTCATCAAGAAGGCTGTTGCCGTCCGCAAGCACCTTGAGCGCAACCGCAAGGACAAGGACTCCAAGTTCcgtctcattctcatcgagTCCCGTATCCACCGTCTGTCTCGTTACTACAAGTCCGTCGGTGTCCTGCCCCCCACCTGGCGTTACGAGTCCGCTACCGCCTCCACCCTCGTTGCTTAA
- a CDS encoding VRR-NUC domain-containing protein gives MSLLDYWDTLRPSVKRRKTTADDTDDATGLSDAVTGRKDGLEIPETPLVNPDVEDTASTPYLGQEPEGDELPFPGSQTELESSLPAIDTDSHAIEEYEASQSISDHEEEPGLRERLQDGKWRKGKSSIYVDAFNLALETVLDEEAHLFDDAEMEVFKQWKELSYESQYLYVRLFLRKTSAWHRINRLGYYSDISDLTSAVNDLQRTRTLPINPPPATSPPIDTDHPNTPEPITYFHFADKTDQITTLEEASSLLLLDELKTLAKDAKVQGKSKKDLLTALHRASQQQTGLDWTTTSTNKTSANRDTHFTQKILDYTGDCIRLATAPRELFERVHLVFYRSTEWTEKSLTTIILAKISRRNFPEYVVCRSSSIFPSRAFLLEFESALRTQFDIDHILEFSGTPTVELLTQVRDHAYKVYPRWKKLCQQEQQKEDSVYECGEGAYLRRFSPAWVYTRIIHKGLYPLGRFKEYKEEHRLLCELLGQRLFHAARRGSWYQRKALLEEHYMWNLMSWEGRSEDAQRKHWRRIALQTCEEGLQDPDCHLIYHYDLQKRIMKLERALKVVKREQHDFSHVMLARPEERTVEGIRIEREDTLAQEDMSRRGRATVWVDERDGGECRVESMCLSWYRDQGWKGYHSEGGIVRTLFGYLFYDILFTYVPNVFQTPFQTCPLDLHTDSFYATRASEINHRLVEITNGESERILRAVHAREAPRQPCAIGIDWTFELDDLVDIVRCFRGEALAAICKVLAQEYQQRGGGIPDLFLWRVESREVMFVEVKSENDRLSDTQRLWIHVLGGAGVRVELCNAVAREVRYV, from the exons ATGTCCCTGCTGGACTACTGGGACACCCTGCGGCCGTCGGTCAAGCGCAGAAAAACTACGGCGGATGATACGGACGACGCTACTGGTCTCAGCGATGCTGTTACTGGCCGGAAAGATGGGTTAGAGATACCGGAGACGCCTTTGGTTAACCCAGATGTGGAGGACACTGCGAGCACACCGTATCTAGGCCAAGAGCCAGAGGGAGATGAACTTCCCTTTCCTGGAAGCCAGACGGAACTCGAGTCTTCACTGCCCGCTATCGATACGGATAGCCATGCAATCGAGGAATATGAAGCCTCGCAGTCCATTTCAGATCACGAGGAAGAGCCCGGACTACGAGAACGGTTGCAGGATGGCAAGTGGCGGAAGGGGAAGAGCTCTATCTACGTGGATGCGTTCAATCTGGCGCTGGAAACTGTGCTAGATGAGGAGGCGCATCTATTCGACGATGCTGAGATGGAGGTCTTCAAGCAGTGGAAGGAGTTATCGTATGAATCACAGTATCT ATACGTGCGACTCTTCCTCCGAAAGACCTCGGCCTGGCATCGGATCAACCGACTAGGCTACTACTCCGACATCTCAGACCTCACAAGCGCCGTAAACGACCTCCAACGCACCCGTACCCTCCCCATAAACCCACCCCCAGCAACCTCACCCCCCATCGACACAGACCACCCTAACACCCCAGAACCAATTACCTACTTCCACTTCGCCGATAAAACAGACCAAATCACCACCCTAGAAGAAGCCAGCTCCCTTCTCCTACTAGATGAACTCAAAACTCTCGCCAAAGACGCCAAAGTACaaggcaaaagcaaaaaagacCTCCTAACCGCCCTCCACCGCGCCAGCCAACAACAAACCGGCCTCGACTggaccaccaccagcaccaacaaaACATCCGCCAACCGCGACACCCACTTCACCCAGAAGATCCTCGACTACACAGGGGATTGTATCCGCCTCGCTACTGCGCCGAGGGAACTCTTCGAGCGCGTCCATCTCGTCTTTTACCGCTCGACGGAATGGACGGAGAAATCCCTCACCACTATCATCCTGGCGAAGATCTCGCGGAGGAATTTCCCGGAGTATGTCGTTTGTCGGTCGAGCTCGATTTTCCCGTCGAGGGCTTTTCTGCTGGAATTTGAGTCTGCGTTGCGGACGCAGTTTGATATAGATCATATTCTGGAGTTCAGTGGTACGCCGACAGTGGAATTGTTAACCCAAGTCCGGGATCATGCTTATAAAGTGTATCCCCGGTGGAAGAAGCTCTGCCAGCAAGAGCAGCAAAAGGAAGATAGTGTCTATGAGTGTGGGGAGGGGGCTTACTTACGACGCTTCTCGCCTGCGTGGGTCTACACGCGGATTATCCACAAGGGACTTTACCCGCTAGGCAGGTTCAAGGAGTATAAAGAGGAGCATCGGCTTCTGTGTGAGTTACTGGGTCAGCGACTGTTCCATGCTGCGCGGCGGGGGTCGTGGTATCAGCGGAAAGCACTCCTGGAGGAACACTATATGTGGAATCTGATGTCGTGGGAAGGACGCAGCGAGGACGCGCAACGGAAACATTGGAGACGGATTGCGTTGCAGACGTGTGAGGAGGGTCTTCAGGATCCGGATTGCCATTTGATTTACCATTATGATTTGCAGAAGCGGATTATGAAGCTTGAGAGGGCGCTTAAGGTGGTTAAACGGGAGCAGCATGATTTTAGTCATGTTATGTTGGCTAGGCCGGAGGAACGGACGGTCGAGGGTATTCGTATTGAGCGTGAGGATACGCTTGCGCAGGAGGATATGTCTAGACGGGGGAGAGCGACTGTTTGGGTTGATGAAAGGGATGGTGGGGAGTGTCGGGTGGAAAGTATGTGTTTGAGTTGGTATCGGGATCAGGGGTGGAAGGGATATCATTCTGAGGGAGGGATTGTTCGGACTCTG TTCGGCTATCTCTTTTACGACATCCTCTTCACCTACGTCCCGAATGTTTTTCAGACGCCTTTCCAAACCTGTCCCTTAGATCTCCATACGGACTCTTTCTACGCTACTCGCGCCTCGGAGATCAATCATCGTCTGGTGGAGATCACCAACGGCGAGTCTGAACGTATCCTCCGTGCTGTTCACGCTCGTGAAGCACCTCGCCAGCCCTGTGCTATCGGCATCGATTGGACCTTTGAGCTGGATGACCTCGTCGACATCGTGAGGTGCTTCCGCGGCGAGGCCCTCGCGGCCATCTGCAAGGTCCTGGCGCAGGAGTATCAGCAGCGTGGGGGTGGGATTCCGGATCTGTTTCTGTGGCGGGTGGAGAGTCGGGAGGTGATGTTTGTCGAGGTGAAGAGTGAGAATGATCGCTTGAGTGATACTCAGCGATTGTGGATTCATGTTCTTGGGGGTGCTGGGGTGAGAGTTGAGCTTTGTAATGCGGTTGCTAGGGAGGTGAGATATGTATAG